The following are from one region of the Rhinoraja longicauda isolate Sanriku21f chromosome 33, sRhiLon1.1, whole genome shotgun sequence genome:
- the LOC144608995 gene encoding arrestin domain-containing protein 4-like, protein MRARLGPVWSAAPTPTPAMMGVRLKSFGIVLDGRDLSSYSSGERVSGQLLLEAGALLPVTQLRLEAKGCARVHWGDGPAPATAPGGPDTAAAAGRPRDEVVYLQQRQVVRRAEDDEGYFILQPGKHEFPFSFHLPQGPLVTSFSGKYGSVKYWVTAILERPCGASQVVKREFSVTSQIDVNAPYFLASVSKSIEKTIGCWLFTSGPISLSAKIERSGFCNGEAIPIYAEFENCSSRLVMPKAAIFQTQTYLANEKTKTFRQIIANVRGNHVASGSTESWNGKSLKIPPVNPSILDCSIIRVEYSLAVYVHIPGSKKLMLELPIVIGTIPYNSFGSRTSSISGHFGLDMSWLQLALPEQPEAPPNYADVVSEEDLARQFPSHPQADDLEHEFGSPIFAYIQEFRFQPPPVYSEVDPNPAFAEEVQHDVSFEI, encoded by the exons ATGCGGGCCCGGCTCGGCCCGGTCTGGTccgccgcccccacccccaccccggccaTGATGGGCGTCCGGCTGAAGAGTTTCGGCATCGTGCTGGACGGCCGTGATCTGAGCAGCTACTCGAGCGGGGAGCGGGTGTCGGGGCAGCTGCTGCTGGAGGCCGGCGCCCTGCTGCCCGTCACCCAGCTGCGGCTGGAGGCCAAGGGCTGTGCCCGCGTCCACTGGGGCGACGGCCCGGCCCCGGCAACAGCGCCCGGCGGCCCGGACACGGCAGCGGCTGCGGGGCGGCCCCGCGATGAGGTGGTGTACCTGCAGCAGCGGCAGGTGGTGCGGCGGGCAGAAG ATGATGAGGGATACTTCATATTACAACCTGGGAAACATGAATTTCCTTTCAGTTTTCATCTTCCACAAGG GCCATTGGTCACATCCTTCAGTGGAAAATATGGCAGTGTCAAGTATTGGGTGACAGCTATACTGGAGCGACCTTGTGGCGCAAGTCAAGTTGTGAAGAGGGAATTCTCTGTAACAAGTCAAATTGATGTTAATGCACCATATTTCTTG GCTTCAGTGTCAAAGAGTATAGAGAAGACAATTGGTTGTTGGCTTTTTACCTCTGGACCAATATCATTAAGTGCCAAAATTGAGCGAAGTGGATTTTGTAATG GTGAAGCAATCCCAATCTATGCGGAGTTTGAGAATTGTTCATCACGGCTCGTTATGCCAAAAGCTGCTATTTTTCAAACCCAGACTTATCTCGCAAATGAAAAAACTAAGACGTTTCGACAAATTATTGCAAATGTCCGTGGAAACCATGTTGCCTCTGGTAGTACAGAATCGTGGAATGGGAAGAGTCTCAAAATCCCACCAGTGAACCCATCTATCTTAGACTGCAGCATTATCAGAGTGGAATACTCGTTAGCT GTTTATGTACACATTCCAGGTTCTAAAAAGCTAATGCTGGAGCTTCCTATAGTTATTGGTACAATCCCATACAATAGCTTTGGAAGCAGAACATCCAGCATTTCTGGTCATTTTGGTCTGGATATGAGTTGGCTTCAACTTGCCCTACCAGAACAACCTGAAG CTCCACCCAACTATGCTGATGTCGTGTCTGAGGAAGACCTTGCCAGACAATTTCCTTCTCATCCGCAAGCTGATGATTTAGAGCATGAATTTGGCAGCCCCATATTTGCTTACATTCAGGAATTCAGATTTCAGCCACCACCAGTTTATTCAGAG GTTGATCCCAACCCTGCCTTTGCAGAAGAGGTGCAGCATGATGTATCGTTTGAAATTTGA